From the Candidatus Zixiibacteriota bacterium genome, one window contains:
- the murG gene encoding undecaprenyldiphospho-muramoylpentapeptide beta-N-acetylglucosaminyltransferase, whose product MFAGGGTGGHLFPAFAIADEFQRRLGSNCQIRFFITGRDLERKLIGGRGYGMTRINVRGLKRGSLVGNALFLPILSLGIAQAIAKIIAFNPDLVVGTGGYLSFPAVLGAKITRRPAFIQEQNSFAGVATRQLSRFADLIFLAYEQAAARLAFREKCILSGNPVNTAIGTVEREQALARFNLDPTKQTLLILGGSQGAASINAKITSSLPDFQRLANLQLLWQCGNHPASIASFNSSGVAGKALAFVEDMPAAYACADLILCRAGALTLAEVTAAAKPSIVVPYPHATDDHQTKNAETLVEAGGAILVKDDQLAALNLVSLVQQLFSDEAKLFAMSSAAGSLGRKGAAEAIVQRIFEYMGWR is encoded by the coding sequence ATGTTTGCCGGCGGTGGCACCGGCGGGCATTTGTTTCCCGCCTTCGCGATTGCTGATGAATTCCAGCGCCGCCTCGGCAGCAACTGCCAGATTCGCTTCTTCATCACCGGTCGCGACCTCGAACGCAAACTCATCGGCGGCCGCGGCTATGGTATGACCAGGATCAACGTCCGCGGCCTCAAGCGCGGCTCGCTCGTCGGCAATGCGCTCTTCCTCCCGATCCTCTCGCTCGGCATCGCGCAGGCCATCGCCAAAATCATCGCCTTCAACCCCGACCTCGTTGTCGGCACCGGCGGTTACCTGTCGTTTCCCGCTGTCCTCGGCGCCAAGATCACACGCCGCCCGGCCTTTATTCAGGAACAGAACTCCTTCGCCGGCGTCGCCACGCGCCAGCTCTCCCGCTTCGCCGACTTGATCTTTCTGGCGTACGAACAAGCCGCCGCGCGACTGGCCTTCCGCGAGAAGTGCATCCTCTCCGGCAACCCGGTCAACACTGCGATCGGCACCGTCGAGCGCGAACAGGCACTGGCGCGCTTCAATCTCGATCCGACCAAACAGACCTTGCTGATTCTCGGCGGCAGTCAGGGTGCCGCGTCGATCAATGCGAAAATCACTTCTTCGCTGCCCGACTTCCAGCGCCTGGCGAATTTGCAGCTCCTCTGGCAGTGCGGTAATCATCCGGCCAGCATCGCGAGCTTCAACTCCAGCGGCGTCGCCGGGAAGGCCCTCGCCTTTGTCGAGGACATGCCCGCCGCTTACGCCTGTGCCGACCTGATCCTCTGCCGCGCCGGCGCGCTCACTCTCGCCGAGGTCACCGCCGCGGCCAAACCGTCGATCGTGGTGCCGTATCCGCACGCCACCGACGACCACCAGACCAAAAACGCCGAGACTCTCGTCGAGGCCGGTGGCGCGATCCTGGTCAAGGATGACCAGCTCGCCGCCCTCAATCTGGTCAGCCTTGTGCAGCAACTCTTCAGCGACGAAGCCAAACTGTTCGCCATGAGCAGCGCCGCCGGCTCGCTCGGTCGCAAAGGCGCGGCCGAAGCCATCGTGCAGCGCATCTTTGAATACATGGGGTGGAGATGA